The window AATGGCCATTAGCTGCCTGCTGATGCAATACTCCCTATCAGCGACAATAAGTGTACCTGCCCCCGAACCCTTTACCGTTACCAATATGTCGCCCGCCCGACATATCGTCGTTGGCTTCGTCGTGAACTTCGTCTGCTGAATCCGCCCGTCCGGAAAATCTGCCGGCCCCGTCAAATACGGAGTACCTACTCCATGCGTATTGCAATGGCGCGCCAAGACATGATGGCCCGAAAATAGCTCGATGTCGTCCCCGACTGGCCTAGACTCCCATTTGTCGAGACTTGTATTCGGTTTCATACCCACACCAATCCCATATTCGTTAGGTGGGTCTGAACTTTCCGACCGAAGTCTTTGGCCTCCATTTCTAAATCGGGCAGCCGTTTGGTATAGCGCGATTCCAGGTCCCGAACCCGACCAGTAAGCCTCTGCGTTAGCCGTTGAACCTCGTCGTTGATGGCCGCTTCGATGCTGACGAGCCATTTATCTTCGACGACCAACGCCTTGATCTCGGCTTCCGAGAGCTTTGCGTATTTCGCCAGCACCTGCTTGTCGAGTTTGTCCTGTGCTTCCTTGACCGCCTTTTTGATGAGCGACTCCGTATCGAGCAGCTTGCCGCACATTTCCAACGCCTTGTGTTCCTCAGCGAACTCCGGATCGTCGCCGATCGCCTTGAGCCGAGCGTTCACGTTCGTCTTGGTCGCCTTGCCCTTGTCGTTAACGGCGTCTTCAAGCAGGCCTTCCTCACCGGTGTGCTCTTCGACGAACTCTTCCAACATGCGGGTGGCTTCTTCGAGCTTCGATTGAGCGTCGTCGATCGCCGCCTGCTCCGCCGCAAAGTAGCGGGCGACGATGACCGCGGGCGGAATTAGATCCATCTTGTACTTCTTGCGTTTCTTCTGCGGACCGATGACCAAGTCAGGCGTCTCCGTGATCTTCCGTTCTTTGTCGTCAATGGCTGCCCGCGGCTGCGCGGCTTCCACCCAGCCGTCCGCGGCAATGAGGTAAACGTCGTCCTGCATCACTTCGGCCCAGTAATCCGTGAGCCGCTGATAGACGTCGTACCGACTCAGCAGCGGCACATCGGCGAAGCGTGCGAGCAAATCTTCCGACAGCGTATGAATCACCTGCTTGGGAAGATCGTCGATCTTGATGCTCTTGAGCAACGGCTGATGGGCTTTCCGCCACTTGCGAACAATCTCGGTGATCGTGCCGGAATACTCTTGGAACTCTTCGTGAGCGAGTATTGCCGCCTTCACTTGCTGCGTTTCGACGCGAGGCTCGCTGTAGCCTTTGCGACCGTTGGTCTTAAACAACGCCTTGCGGAGCGAGGGGAAGTTTTTCCAGTAGGCCTCCAGGCCGTCGATATCGCGGTTGGGGATTCCGCCATTGAGGTGGGCATCGAGGTCGTGCAGGTCTTCCTGTTCGGTCGAGTCGATGTAGCGGGGAATGTTGAGGTTGTACTCGTTGGCAGGATTGGCGATCTCGCTCACCGGCACCATGCGAGCGTAGTTCGGCAGTTCGCGCTGGTGGTTGAACACGTCCACGATCTTATGGATGTCCTGGGCGCGGAGGCGGTTCTTGTTGCCCTCTTTGATGTAGCCCTTGGACGCATCGATCATGAAAATGCCGGTGCGGGCGTTAGCGTGCTCCTTGTCGATTACGATGATGCAGGCCGGGATGCCGGTGCCGTAAAACAGGTTCGGCGGCATGCCGATGACGCCCTTGATCAAACCGCGCTGGATGAGGTTGCGGCGAATGTCGGCTTCCTTGTTGCCGCGGAACAGCACGCCGTGCGGCAGAATGATCGCACCTTTGCCCTTGCTCTTGAGCGACTTGATCAGGTGCAGCAGAAAGGCGTAGTCGCCGTTCTTGATTGGCGGCATGCCGTACTCGAAGCGTTCGAACTCATCGTTTGCCGGGTTGAGTCCGTTGGACCAAGCCTTGGATGAGAAAGGTGGATTGCTTACGGCAAAATCGAATGACTTCAGACTGCCGTCTTTGTTCTTGAAGTGTGGATCAGCAAGTGTGTTGCCGCGCCACAAATCGGCCGTAGGATGGCCATGCAAGTGCATGTTCATCCTGGCGAGCGACCATGTGGCGTTATCCATTTCCTGGCCATAGATCGCCAAGTTGCTCGCGCCCGACTCGTCTGCGGCTTTGATAAGCAGGGACCCCGATCCGCAGGTCGGGTCGTATGCTGTTGGGTCCCTAAGCTTCGAAGCATGTTCGATGCCGATGACCTTCGCCATAATTCGAGAGACTTCGGCAGGGGTATAGAACTGCCCCTTGCTTTTGCCCGATTCGGTAGCGAAGTGACGCATCAGGTATTCATAGGCATCGCCGAGTAGATCATCGCCCTCGGCACGGTTGGCGCGAAAGTCGAGCCCGTCGAAAATTGCGACCAGCTTCGACAGCTTATCTTGCATGTCCTTGCCGCGGCCGAGCTTATCTTCGTCGTTGAAGTCGGGGGCCCGGCCGGGCATCAGGAAGTCCAGATCGTTCGCCTTGGCAAGGGCGCCAATGACCTTGTTGATCTTGTCGCCAATCTCTTTATCGCCCTTGAGCTTCACCATGTCGGCGAAGCTGCCGCCGCGTGGCACCTCGATCACGGCGTCCTTCTTGCCGGCGTATTTGTCCGACACGTATTTCATGAACAGCAGCGTGAGGACGTAGTCTTTGTACTGCGAGGCATCCATGCCACCGCGGAGTTCATCGCAGCTTTGCCAGAGCGAGCTATAGAGTTGCGTCTTCTTTAGAGCCATTGAACCGCTTACCTGCTCGACCTGGGTTTTACCGCCCGCCGATGCCGCCGTCGGATGCGCTGCAAACAAAAGTTCGGCATTCTAGCGAATGTCAGCCGGTTAAAACAGCTTGCCGATCATGACCGGCGGTTGCGGATCAGATTAATCAGACTTCGCGCCGCATCGAGCGTCTCGCCGATCTCGCCACAGACACGATCCCGCTCAGATGGCCAACAAGGCGATTAACGCCGACGTTGAACAGCTCCC is drawn from Anatilimnocola floriformis and contains these coding sequences:
- a CDS encoding type I restriction-modification system subunit M — its product is MALKKTQLYSSLWQSCDELRGGMDASQYKDYVLTLLFMKYVSDKYAGKKDAVIEVPRGGSFADMVKLKGDKEIGDKINKVIGALAKANDLDFLMPGRAPDFNDEDKLGRGKDMQDKLSKLVAIFDGLDFRANRAEGDDLLGDAYEYLMRHFATESGKSKGQFYTPAEVSRIMAKVIGIEHASKLRDPTAYDPTCGSGSLLIKAADESGASNLAIYGQEMDNATWSLARMNMHLHGHPTADLWRGNTLADPHFKNKDGSLKSFDFAVSNPPFSSKAWSNGLNPANDEFERFEYGMPPIKNGDYAFLLHLIKSLKSKGKGAIILPHGVLFRGNKEADIRRNLIQRGLIKGVIGMPPNLFYGTGIPACIIVIDKEHANARTGIFMIDASKGYIKEGNKNRLRAQDIHKIVDVFNHQRELPNYARMVPVSEIANPANEYNLNIPRYIDSTEQEDLHDLDAHLNGGIPNRDIDGLEAYWKNFPSLRKALFKTNGRKGYSEPRVETQQVKAAILAHEEFQEYSGTITEIVRKWRKAHQPLLKSIKIDDLPKQVIHTLSEDLLARFADVPLLSRYDVYQRLTDYWAEVMQDDVYLIAADGWVEAAQPRAAIDDKERKITETPDLVIGPQKKRKKYKMDLIPPAVIVARYFAAEQAAIDDAQSKLEEATRMLEEFVEEHTGEEGLLEDAVNDKGKATKTNVNARLKAIGDDPEFAEEHKALEMCGKLLDTESLIKKAVKEAQDKLDKQVLAKYAKLSEAEIKALVVEDKWLVSIEAAINDEVQRLTQRLTGRVRDLESRYTKRLPDLEMEAKDFGRKVQTHLTNMGLVWV